A genomic region of Glycine max cultivar Williams 82 chromosome 15, Glycine_max_v4.0, whole genome shotgun sequence contains the following coding sequences:
- the LOC102668994 gene encoding NADP-dependent malic enzyme, whose translation MSGTTRVHDDLLWAASEALAAQVSQENFDKGLIYPPFTNIRKISAHIAANVASKAYELGLATRALLSLTLLVASLESLSCATAETRRGTPSQCHPRCFN comes from the exons ATGTCTGGGACCACTCGAGTGCATGATGACCTGCTTTGGGCTGCCT CTGAGGCTTTGGCTGCACAAGTGAGCCAAGAGAACTTTGATAAGGGACTCATATACCCACcattcaccaacataagaaagATTTCAGCACACATAGCTGCCAATGTTGCTTCTAAGGCTTATGAGCTTG GCTTGGCCACTCGTGCTCTTTTATCACTCACTCTCCTTGTtgcttctcttgaatctttgtCGTGTGCCACTGCTGAGACACGAAGAGGAACTCCTTCACAATGCCACCCTCGCTGCTTCAACTGA